The DNA window GTCGCGCCCGTCCCACCCGCCCGCGCCCCCGTGCCCGTCGGGGTGAATGTCACATCCAGTCGAACCTAGGGCCGCGATGCCGCATTCAGGCAGCCCGGGCCTGCCGCGATGCCGCAGCAACCCGGCACGGGTCCGGCGCGACACCGCCTCCCCCTGCGACGGGCCTGGCGCGATGCCGCATTCACCCGACCCGACCAGGTCCCGGCGGCACCCCGGTCCACGGCGCGGGCGGCGGCCTGCCGCGGACGCAGCCCTGCCCGCCGACCAGGCAAGCCCCGCCCGCCGGGGCCAGCCCCGCCCGCCCCGCAAGCCCCGCAAGCCCCGCCGCCCCGCAAGCCCCGCCGCCCCGCAAGCCCCGGCCGCCACCAGCTCCCGCCGGCGCGCGCCACCGACCCCCCCGGGCAGCCGAACGACGAAGGCCCCGCCCCCACACCGGCGGGGACGGGGCCTCGGCCTCAGCAGGCGGTCACTCGCTGAGCGCGGTGGCCTGCTCCGGGGTGAGGCGCAGCGGCGTGGCCACGGCGGCGCGGCGGGCCGCCGAGGACGCGACCGGGTTCGCCGGCCGGCGCAGGTGGAAGTCGGTCACCTGCTGGTACGCCGCGGCCACCTCGAGCAGCCGGTCCTCGGCGTAGGGGCTGCCGCCGAGGATGCAGCCGCGCGGCGTGGGCAGGCCGTTGCGGTTGACGAAGCCGATCGGGAACGTGATCTCCGGCAGCCCGAGGATGTCGAACGGCACCACGCTGGTCTGGAGCACGACGTCGCACCGCTCGAAGAACGTGTCCATGACGCGCTCGAGCAGCTCGTACTTCGCGCGCTGCCCGGTGATCCACTCGTCGCCGGACAGGAACAGCCCCTGCATCCAGCTGCCCAGCGAGACGCCGAACTGCTTGAGGTCCTGCTTGAGGAACTGCTTGAACGGCTCGGACCGCTCGGGCAGCCGGACCGCGTTGAACGTGTCCGTCAGCAGGCTCCATTCCGCAGGCAGCGGGACCTCGACCAGGTCGACCTTGTGGATGGAGCTGAGGGTGTCCAGGAACTGGCCCCGCAGCGCCGCGTCCGCCCCGCTGACGTAGTTCGGGATGACGCCGATCTTCGTGCGGGAGCGGATCGCGGGCTTGCCGCCGGTGACCACCGGGGTCGCGGCCCGGATGTAGTCGGGCGGGTCGGGCAGGCCCTGGGAGCGGAAGTCGTGGGGGTCCTCGCCGGCCATCGCGGTGAGCATGATCGCCGCGTCCCTGGCGTCCCGGGCCAGCGGCCCGGGGTGGTCGCGCGTGTAGGTCAGCGGGACGATGCCGTAGAGCGAGATCCGGCCCATGGTCGGCTTGAGGCCGGTGAGGCCCTGCTGCTGGGCCGGGCCGATGATCGAGCCACCGGTCTGGGTGCCGATCGAGGACGTGGCCAGCCGGCCGGCGGTGGCGGTGGCCGAGCCCGTCGAC is part of the Motilibacter aurantiacus genome and encodes:
- a CDS encoding amidase; the encoded protein is MRNETEPGRLDKGLARRTFLARSLAVTAAASAGQLAWGPTAAEAATAVKYRTPKMAPLATFRADAWVAPRPEAQADPTELTIAEAAYQIKNGKLTPVGLVEAYLARINAFESVYKAFNTVRTADVLSEARALTAGASATSPLYGIPLAIKDNYFTKGTLTTVNSYIFADFVPPFDATAVARLKLAGGLVLGKMQMGPLATTRATTPNGTVTTVNAWTPNDPSYDPAGSSTGSATATAGRLATSSIGTQTGGSIIGPAQQQGLTGLKPTMGRISLYGIVPLTYTRDHPGPLARDARDAAIMLTAMAGEDPHDFRSQGLPDPPDYIRAATPVVTGGKPAIRSRTKIGVIPNYVSGADAALRGQFLDTLSSIHKVDLVEVPLPAEWSLLTDTFNAVRLPERSEPFKQFLKQDLKQFGVSLGSWMQGLFLSGDEWITGQRAKYELLERVMDTFFERCDVVLQTSVVPFDILGLPEITFPIGFVNRNGLPTPRGCILGGSPYAEDRLLEVAAAYQQVTDFHLRRPANPVASSAARRAAVATPLRLTPEQATALSE